The Triticum aestivum cultivar Chinese Spring chromosome 3A, IWGSC CS RefSeq v2.1, whole genome shotgun sequence genome includes a region encoding these proteins:
- the LOC123062774 gene encoding beta-galactosidase 7 isoform X1, which translates to MSMAAAAAAITAVLLAALMARASAAAAGRVWADEEKGAHNGTARRQVTYDGRSLMLDGARRMLFSGDIHYPRSTPEMWPRLIESAREGGLDVIQTYVFWNVHEPIQGQYNFEGRYDLVKFIREIHAQGLYVSLRVGPFIEAEWKYGGLPFWLRGVPNITFRCDNEPYKVHMQKFVAKIVNMMKDEKLYYPQGGPIIISQIENEYKLVEGAFHSRGPPYVRWAAAMAVNLQTGVPWMMCKQDDAPDPIINTCNGLICGETFIGPNKPNKPALWTENWTSRYPLYGHDPRYRSPADIAFAVALFIARKKGSFVSYYMYHGGTNFGRFASSYVTTSYYDGAPLDEYGLIWQSTWSHLRELHAAVKQSEEPLLSGSYSTYSFGEQQEGHVFETESNCVAFLVNLDKHKTSNIQFGEASFQLAPKSISILSSCRRVVFETAKVSQLPSVLQPLQTCRECFIYQFYFGQVNAQHGLRTAQVVQSLNNVDSWKIFKEPIPLAINNTTHIGHRFFEHLSTTKDETDYLWYLTRYDYRSNGDTQLVLNVESQAHVLHAYINNDYVGSVHGSHDGPRNIILKTPITLRKGQNSISLLSVMVGSPDSGAYMERRIFGVRKVSIQQGDHKSHSLNNELWKHQIGLSGEMNNIYTPEGSSRAQWTAINKSMHLPLIWYKTTFDTPWGNDPVTLNLSSMGKGEVWINGESIGRYWASFKTPSGQPSQSLYHVPQYFLKPRENTLVLMEEMGGDPLQISVNTMSVTRVYSSVNELSTPSLLSRRKHPAVRLRCQQGKRITDIEFASYGNPAEDCRSSSRSCLGSCHAETTEFVVKDACLGRRKCAIPVRPAKFGGDPCPGIEKSLSVVASCG; encoded by the exons ATGTCCATGGCCGCCGCCGCAGCAGCGATCACGGCGGTGCTCCTGGCCGCGTTAATGGCAcgagcgtcggcggcggcggcaggaagaGTCTGGGCCGACGAGGAGAAGGGAGCACATAACGGCACGGCGAGAAGACAGGTCACGTACGACGGCAGAAGCCTGATGCTGGACGGCGCCAGGAGGATGCTCTTCTCCGGCGATATACACTACCCAAGAAGCACACCTGAG ATGTGGCCAAGACTCATAGAGAGCGCCAGGGAAGGTGGCCTGGATGTCATACAGACATACGTCTTCTGGAATGTCCATGAGCCTATCCAAGGTCAG TACAACTTCGAAGGAAGATACGATCTTGTGAAGTTCATCAGAGAAATCCATGCTCAAGGCCTCTATGTGAGCCTCCGGGTCGGCCCATTCATCGAGGCAGAATGGAAATACGG AGGCTTGCCATTTTGGTTGCGCGGTGTCCCAAACATTACCTTCAGATGCGACAATGAACCCTACAAG GTACATATGCAAAAGTTTGTTGCTAAAATAGTTAACATGATGAAGGATGAAAAATTATACTATCCACAAGGAGGTCCCATAATCATATCACAG ATCGAGAACGAATATAAGCTAGTCGAGGGAGCATTTCATTCAAGGGGACCACCTTATGTTCGCTGGGCAGCAGCAATGGCTGTAAACCTTCAGACCGGCGTTCCATGGATGATGTGCAAACAAGACGATGCTCCAGATCCCATC ATTAATACCTGCAACGGGCTCATCTGCGGGGAAACATTTATTGGGCCAAATAAGCCAAACAAGCCAGCTTTATGGACCGAAAATTGGACATCTCG CTATCCTTTATATGGTCATGACCCAAGATACAGATCACCAGCAGATATTGCCTTTGCAGTTGCACTTTTTATAGCAAGAAAAAAAGGAAGCTTTGTAAGCTACTACATG TATCATGGCGGGACAAACTTCGGGAGGTTTGCATCCTCCTATGTAACAACAAGCTACTATGATGGAGCTCCACTTGACGAATATG GTTTAATATGGCAATCAACATGGTCTCATCTGAGAGAATTGCATGCTGCAGTAAAGCAATCTGAAGAACCACTACTTTCAGGATCATATTCTACTTACTCATTTGGTGAGCAACAAGAG ggacatgtttttgaaactgagtCCAACTGTGTGGCTTTCCTAGTGAACTTGGACAAGCATAAAACATCAAATATCCAATTTGGTGAAGCATCATTCCAGCTAGCTCCTAAATCAATAAGTATCCTCTCAAGTTGCAGGAGGGTAGTATTTGAAACAGCCAAGGTGAGCCAACTACCCTCAGTTCTTCAGCCATTGCAGACCTGCAGGGAGTGCTTCATTTATCAGTTTTACTTTGGGCAGGTAAATGCACAGCATGGTTTAAGAACAGCACAAGTTGTCCAGTCTCTGAACAATGTTGATAGCTGGAAAATATTCAAAGAACCGATTCCTCTGGCAATAAACAACACCACACACATTGGACATCGATTTTTTGAACATCTCTCAACTACAAAAGATGAGACAGATTATCTCTGGTACCTTACTAG ATATGATTATAGATCAAATGGGGATACCCAGCTAGTGCTTAATGTGGAGTCACAAGCACATGTTTTACATGCTTACATCAACAATGATTATGTAG GTAGTGTGCATGGGAGTCATGATGGACCTAGAAATATCATTCTCAAGACACCTATTACGCTAAGGAAAGGACAAAACTCCATATCACTGCTAAGTGTCATGGTTGGATCACCG GACTCTGGAGCGTACATGGAGcgaagaatttttggagttcgtaaAGTGAGCATACAACAGGGAGATCACAAATCACATTCTCTGAATAATGAGCTGTGGAAACACCAA ATTGGCTTATCTGGAGAAATGAATAATATATACACACCGGAAGGATCATCTCGTGCGCAATGGACTGCCATCAATAAGTCCATGCACCTTCCACTTATCTGGTACAAG ACGACATTTGACACACCATGGGGGAATGACCCAGTCACGCTGAACCTCAGCAGTATGGGGAAGGGTGAGGTGTGGATCAATGGAGAGAGCATCGGACGGTATTGGGCCTCCTTCAAAACCCCTAGCGGACAACCATCCCAGTCCTT GTACCACGTACCACAATACTTTCTGAAGCCTAGAGAGAACACCCTCGTCCTCATGGAGGAAATGGGTGGTGATCCGCTACAGATAAGCGTGAACACAATGTCGGTTACCCGAGTATACAGTAGTGTGAATGAGTTATCCACCCCATCACTCTTGTCACGCAGAAAGCACCCAGCAGTTCGGCTCCGGTGTCAGCAAGGCAAACGCATCACGGATATTGAGTTTGCGAGCTACGGAAATCCGGCTGAGGACTGCAGAAGCTCTAGCAGGAGCTGCCTCGGGAGTTGCCACGCAGAGACAACGGAGTTTGTCGTAAAGGAT GCTTGCCTAGGCAGAAGGAAGTGCGCGATTCCGGTACGGCCTGCCAAGTTCGGAGGCGACCCGTGCCCTGGGATCGAAAAATCACTTTCAGTTGTGGCAAGCTGCGGATGA
- the LOC123062774 gene encoding beta-galactosidase 7 isoform X2: MSMAAAAAAITAVLLAALMARASAAAAGRVWADEEKGAHNGTARRQVTYDGRSLMLDGARRMLFSGDIHYPRSTPEMWPRLIESAREGGLDVIQTYVFWNVHEPIQGQYNFEGRYDLVKFIREIHAQGLYVSLRVGPFIEAEWKYGGLPFWLRGVPNITFRCDNEPYKVHMQKFVAKIVNMMKDEKLYYPQGGPIIISQIENEYKLVEGAFHSRGPPYVRWAAAMAVNLQTGVPWMMCKQDDAPDPIINTCNGLICGETFIGPNKPNKPALWTENWTSRYPLYGHDPRYRSPADIAFAVALFIARKKGSFVSYYMYHGGTNFGRFASSYVTTSYYDGAPLDEYGLIWQSTWSHLRELHAAVKQSEEPLLSGSYSTYSFGEQQEGHVFETESNCVAFLVNLDKHKTSNIQFGEASFQLAPKSISILSSCRRVVFETAKVNAQHGLRTAQVVQSLNNVDSWKIFKEPIPLAINNTTHIGHRFFEHLSTTKDETDYLWYLTRYDYRSNGDTQLVLNVESQAHVLHAYINNDYVGSVHGSHDGPRNIILKTPITLRKGQNSISLLSVMVGSPDSGAYMERRIFGVRKVSIQQGDHKSHSLNNELWKHQIGLSGEMNNIYTPEGSSRAQWTAINKSMHLPLIWYKTTFDTPWGNDPVTLNLSSMGKGEVWINGESIGRYWASFKTPSGQPSQSLYHVPQYFLKPRENTLVLMEEMGGDPLQISVNTMSVTRVYSSVNELSTPSLLSRRKHPAVRLRCQQGKRITDIEFASYGNPAEDCRSSSRSCLGSCHAETTEFVVKDACLGRRKCAIPVRPAKFGGDPCPGIEKSLSVVASCG, encoded by the exons ATGTCCATGGCCGCCGCCGCAGCAGCGATCACGGCGGTGCTCCTGGCCGCGTTAATGGCAcgagcgtcggcggcggcggcaggaagaGTCTGGGCCGACGAGGAGAAGGGAGCACATAACGGCACGGCGAGAAGACAGGTCACGTACGACGGCAGAAGCCTGATGCTGGACGGCGCCAGGAGGATGCTCTTCTCCGGCGATATACACTACCCAAGAAGCACACCTGAG ATGTGGCCAAGACTCATAGAGAGCGCCAGGGAAGGTGGCCTGGATGTCATACAGACATACGTCTTCTGGAATGTCCATGAGCCTATCCAAGGTCAG TACAACTTCGAAGGAAGATACGATCTTGTGAAGTTCATCAGAGAAATCCATGCTCAAGGCCTCTATGTGAGCCTCCGGGTCGGCCCATTCATCGAGGCAGAATGGAAATACGG AGGCTTGCCATTTTGGTTGCGCGGTGTCCCAAACATTACCTTCAGATGCGACAATGAACCCTACAAG GTACATATGCAAAAGTTTGTTGCTAAAATAGTTAACATGATGAAGGATGAAAAATTATACTATCCACAAGGAGGTCCCATAATCATATCACAG ATCGAGAACGAATATAAGCTAGTCGAGGGAGCATTTCATTCAAGGGGACCACCTTATGTTCGCTGGGCAGCAGCAATGGCTGTAAACCTTCAGACCGGCGTTCCATGGATGATGTGCAAACAAGACGATGCTCCAGATCCCATC ATTAATACCTGCAACGGGCTCATCTGCGGGGAAACATTTATTGGGCCAAATAAGCCAAACAAGCCAGCTTTATGGACCGAAAATTGGACATCTCG CTATCCTTTATATGGTCATGACCCAAGATACAGATCACCAGCAGATATTGCCTTTGCAGTTGCACTTTTTATAGCAAGAAAAAAAGGAAGCTTTGTAAGCTACTACATG TATCATGGCGGGACAAACTTCGGGAGGTTTGCATCCTCCTATGTAACAACAAGCTACTATGATGGAGCTCCACTTGACGAATATG GTTTAATATGGCAATCAACATGGTCTCATCTGAGAGAATTGCATGCTGCAGTAAAGCAATCTGAAGAACCACTACTTTCAGGATCATATTCTACTTACTCATTTGGTGAGCAACAAGAG ggacatgtttttgaaactgagtCCAACTGTGTGGCTTTCCTAGTGAACTTGGACAAGCATAAAACATCAAATATCCAATTTGGTGAAGCATCATTCCAGCTAGCTCCTAAATCAATAAGTATCCTCTCAAGTTGCAGGAGGGTAGTATTTGAAACAGCCAAG GTAAATGCACAGCATGGTTTAAGAACAGCACAAGTTGTCCAGTCTCTGAACAATGTTGATAGCTGGAAAATATTCAAAGAACCGATTCCTCTGGCAATAAACAACACCACACACATTGGACATCGATTTTTTGAACATCTCTCAACTACAAAAGATGAGACAGATTATCTCTGGTACCTTACTAG ATATGATTATAGATCAAATGGGGATACCCAGCTAGTGCTTAATGTGGAGTCACAAGCACATGTTTTACATGCTTACATCAACAATGATTATGTAG GTAGTGTGCATGGGAGTCATGATGGACCTAGAAATATCATTCTCAAGACACCTATTACGCTAAGGAAAGGACAAAACTCCATATCACTGCTAAGTGTCATGGTTGGATCACCG GACTCTGGAGCGTACATGGAGcgaagaatttttggagttcgtaaAGTGAGCATACAACAGGGAGATCACAAATCACATTCTCTGAATAATGAGCTGTGGAAACACCAA ATTGGCTTATCTGGAGAAATGAATAATATATACACACCGGAAGGATCATCTCGTGCGCAATGGACTGCCATCAATAAGTCCATGCACCTTCCACTTATCTGGTACAAG ACGACATTTGACACACCATGGGGGAATGACCCAGTCACGCTGAACCTCAGCAGTATGGGGAAGGGTGAGGTGTGGATCAATGGAGAGAGCATCGGACGGTATTGGGCCTCCTTCAAAACCCCTAGCGGACAACCATCCCAGTCCTT GTACCACGTACCACAATACTTTCTGAAGCCTAGAGAGAACACCCTCGTCCTCATGGAGGAAATGGGTGGTGATCCGCTACAGATAAGCGTGAACACAATGTCGGTTACCCGAGTATACAGTAGTGTGAATGAGTTATCCACCCCATCACTCTTGTCACGCAGAAAGCACCCAGCAGTTCGGCTCCGGTGTCAGCAAGGCAAACGCATCACGGATATTGAGTTTGCGAGCTACGGAAATCCGGCTGAGGACTGCAGAAGCTCTAGCAGGAGCTGCCTCGGGAGTTGCCACGCAGAGACAACGGAGTTTGTCGTAAAGGAT GCTTGCCTAGGCAGAAGGAAGTGCGCGATTCCGGTACGGCCTGCCAAGTTCGGAGGCGACCCGTGCCCTGGGATCGAAAAATCACTTTCAGTTGTGGCAAGCTGCGGATGA
- the LOC123062774 gene encoding beta-galactosidase 7 isoform X4 has translation MSMAAAAAAITAVLLAALMARASAAAAGRVWADEEKGAHNGTARRQVTYDGRSLMLDGARRMLFSGDIHYPRSTPEMWPRLIESAREGGLDVIQTYVFWNVHEPIQGQYNFEGRYDLVKFIREIHAQGLYVSLRVGPFIEAEWKYGGLPFWLRGVPNITFRCDNEPYKVHMQKFVAKIVNMMKDEKLYYPQGGPIIISQIENEYKLVEGAFHSRGPPYVRWAAAMAVNLQTGVPWMMCKQDDAPDPIYHGGTNFGRFASSYVTTSYYDGAPLDEYGLIWQSTWSHLRELHAAVKQSEEPLLSGSYSTYSFGEQQEGHVFETESNCVAFLVNLDKHKTSNIQFGEASFQLAPKSISILSSCRRVVFETAKVSQLPSVLQPLQTCRECFIYQFYFGQVNAQHGLRTAQVVQSLNNVDSWKIFKEPIPLAINNTTHIGHRFFEHLSTTKDETDYLWYLTRYDYRSNGDTQLVLNVESQAHVLHAYINNDYVGSVHGSHDGPRNIILKTPITLRKGQNSISLLSVMVGSPDSGAYMERRIFGVRKVSIQQGDHKSHSLNNELWKHQIGLSGEMNNIYTPEGSSRAQWTAINKSMHLPLIWYKTTFDTPWGNDPVTLNLSSMGKGEVWINGESIGRYWASFKTPSGQPSQSLYHVPQYFLKPRENTLVLMEEMGGDPLQISVNTMSVTRVYSSVNELSTPSLLSRRKHPAVRLRCQQGKRITDIEFASYGNPAEDCRSSSRSCLGSCHAETTEFVVKDACLGRRKCAIPVRPAKFGGDPCPGIEKSLSVVASCG, from the exons ATGTCCATGGCCGCCGCCGCAGCAGCGATCACGGCGGTGCTCCTGGCCGCGTTAATGGCAcgagcgtcggcggcggcggcaggaagaGTCTGGGCCGACGAGGAGAAGGGAGCACATAACGGCACGGCGAGAAGACAGGTCACGTACGACGGCAGAAGCCTGATGCTGGACGGCGCCAGGAGGATGCTCTTCTCCGGCGATATACACTACCCAAGAAGCACACCTGAG ATGTGGCCAAGACTCATAGAGAGCGCCAGGGAAGGTGGCCTGGATGTCATACAGACATACGTCTTCTGGAATGTCCATGAGCCTATCCAAGGTCAG TACAACTTCGAAGGAAGATACGATCTTGTGAAGTTCATCAGAGAAATCCATGCTCAAGGCCTCTATGTGAGCCTCCGGGTCGGCCCATTCATCGAGGCAGAATGGAAATACGG AGGCTTGCCATTTTGGTTGCGCGGTGTCCCAAACATTACCTTCAGATGCGACAATGAACCCTACAAG GTACATATGCAAAAGTTTGTTGCTAAAATAGTTAACATGATGAAGGATGAAAAATTATACTATCCACAAGGAGGTCCCATAATCATATCACAG ATCGAGAACGAATATAAGCTAGTCGAGGGAGCATTTCATTCAAGGGGACCACCTTATGTTCGCTGGGCAGCAGCAATGGCTGTAAACCTTCAGACCGGCGTTCCATGGATGATGTGCAAACAAGACGATGCTCCAGATCCCATC TATCATGGCGGGACAAACTTCGGGAGGTTTGCATCCTCCTATGTAACAACAAGCTACTATGATGGAGCTCCACTTGACGAATATG GTTTAATATGGCAATCAACATGGTCTCATCTGAGAGAATTGCATGCTGCAGTAAAGCAATCTGAAGAACCACTACTTTCAGGATCATATTCTACTTACTCATTTGGTGAGCAACAAGAG ggacatgtttttgaaactgagtCCAACTGTGTGGCTTTCCTAGTGAACTTGGACAAGCATAAAACATCAAATATCCAATTTGGTGAAGCATCATTCCAGCTAGCTCCTAAATCAATAAGTATCCTCTCAAGTTGCAGGAGGGTAGTATTTGAAACAGCCAAGGTGAGCCAACTACCCTCAGTTCTTCAGCCATTGCAGACCTGCAGGGAGTGCTTCATTTATCAGTTTTACTTTGGGCAGGTAAATGCACAGCATGGTTTAAGAACAGCACAAGTTGTCCAGTCTCTGAACAATGTTGATAGCTGGAAAATATTCAAAGAACCGATTCCTCTGGCAATAAACAACACCACACACATTGGACATCGATTTTTTGAACATCTCTCAACTACAAAAGATGAGACAGATTATCTCTGGTACCTTACTAG ATATGATTATAGATCAAATGGGGATACCCAGCTAGTGCTTAATGTGGAGTCACAAGCACATGTTTTACATGCTTACATCAACAATGATTATGTAG GTAGTGTGCATGGGAGTCATGATGGACCTAGAAATATCATTCTCAAGACACCTATTACGCTAAGGAAAGGACAAAACTCCATATCACTGCTAAGTGTCATGGTTGGATCACCG GACTCTGGAGCGTACATGGAGcgaagaatttttggagttcgtaaAGTGAGCATACAACAGGGAGATCACAAATCACATTCTCTGAATAATGAGCTGTGGAAACACCAA ATTGGCTTATCTGGAGAAATGAATAATATATACACACCGGAAGGATCATCTCGTGCGCAATGGACTGCCATCAATAAGTCCATGCACCTTCCACTTATCTGGTACAAG ACGACATTTGACACACCATGGGGGAATGACCCAGTCACGCTGAACCTCAGCAGTATGGGGAAGGGTGAGGTGTGGATCAATGGAGAGAGCATCGGACGGTATTGGGCCTCCTTCAAAACCCCTAGCGGACAACCATCCCAGTCCTT GTACCACGTACCACAATACTTTCTGAAGCCTAGAGAGAACACCCTCGTCCTCATGGAGGAAATGGGTGGTGATCCGCTACAGATAAGCGTGAACACAATGTCGGTTACCCGAGTATACAGTAGTGTGAATGAGTTATCCACCCCATCACTCTTGTCACGCAGAAAGCACCCAGCAGTTCGGCTCCGGTGTCAGCAAGGCAAACGCATCACGGATATTGAGTTTGCGAGCTACGGAAATCCGGCTGAGGACTGCAGAAGCTCTAGCAGGAGCTGCCTCGGGAGTTGCCACGCAGAGACAACGGAGTTTGTCGTAAAGGAT GCTTGCCTAGGCAGAAGGAAGTGCGCGATTCCGGTACGGCCTGCCAAGTTCGGAGGCGACCCGTGCCCTGGGATCGAAAAATCACTTTCAGTTGTGGCAAGCTGCGGATGA
- the LOC123062774 gene encoding beta-galactosidase 7 isoform X3, whose translation MSMAAAAAAITAVLLAALMARASAAAAGRVWADEEKGAHNGTARRQVTYDGRSLMLDGARRMLFSGDIHYPRSTPEMWPRLIESAREGGLDVIQTYVFWNVHEPIQGQYNFEGRYDLVKFIREIHAQGLYVSLRVGPFIEAEWKYGGLPFWLRGVPNITFRCDNEPYKVHMQKFVAKIVNMMKDEKLYYPQGGPIIISQIENEYKLVEGAFHSRGPPYVRWAAAMAVNLQTGVPWMMCKQDDAPDPIINTCNGLICGETFIGPNKPNKPALWTENWTSRYPLYGHDPRYRSPADIAFAVALFIARKKGSFVSYYMYHGGTNFGRFASSYVTTSYYDGAPLDEYGLIWQSTWSHLRELHAAVKQSEEPLLSGSYSTYSFGEQQEGHVFETESNCVAFLVNLDKHKTSNIQFGEASFQLAPKSISILSSCRRVVFETAKVNAQHGLRTAQVVQSLNNVDSWKIFKEPIPLAINNTTHIGHRFFEHLSTTKDETDYLWYLTRYDYRSNGDTQLVLNVESQAHVLHAYINNDYDSGAYMERRIFGVRKVSIQQGDHKSHSLNNELWKHQIGLSGEMNNIYTPEGSSRAQWTAINKSMHLPLIWYKTTFDTPWGNDPVTLNLSSMGKGEVWINGESIGRYWASFKTPSGQPSQSLYHVPQYFLKPRENTLVLMEEMGGDPLQISVNTMSVTRVYSSVNELSTPSLLSRRKHPAVRLRCQQGKRITDIEFASYGNPAEDCRSSSRSCLGSCHAETTEFVVKDACLGRRKCAIPVRPAKFGGDPCPGIEKSLSVVASCG comes from the exons ATGTCCATGGCCGCCGCCGCAGCAGCGATCACGGCGGTGCTCCTGGCCGCGTTAATGGCAcgagcgtcggcggcggcggcaggaagaGTCTGGGCCGACGAGGAGAAGGGAGCACATAACGGCACGGCGAGAAGACAGGTCACGTACGACGGCAGAAGCCTGATGCTGGACGGCGCCAGGAGGATGCTCTTCTCCGGCGATATACACTACCCAAGAAGCACACCTGAG ATGTGGCCAAGACTCATAGAGAGCGCCAGGGAAGGTGGCCTGGATGTCATACAGACATACGTCTTCTGGAATGTCCATGAGCCTATCCAAGGTCAG TACAACTTCGAAGGAAGATACGATCTTGTGAAGTTCATCAGAGAAATCCATGCTCAAGGCCTCTATGTGAGCCTCCGGGTCGGCCCATTCATCGAGGCAGAATGGAAATACGG AGGCTTGCCATTTTGGTTGCGCGGTGTCCCAAACATTACCTTCAGATGCGACAATGAACCCTACAAG GTACATATGCAAAAGTTTGTTGCTAAAATAGTTAACATGATGAAGGATGAAAAATTATACTATCCACAAGGAGGTCCCATAATCATATCACAG ATCGAGAACGAATATAAGCTAGTCGAGGGAGCATTTCATTCAAGGGGACCACCTTATGTTCGCTGGGCAGCAGCAATGGCTGTAAACCTTCAGACCGGCGTTCCATGGATGATGTGCAAACAAGACGATGCTCCAGATCCCATC ATTAATACCTGCAACGGGCTCATCTGCGGGGAAACATTTATTGGGCCAAATAAGCCAAACAAGCCAGCTTTATGGACCGAAAATTGGACATCTCG CTATCCTTTATATGGTCATGACCCAAGATACAGATCACCAGCAGATATTGCCTTTGCAGTTGCACTTTTTATAGCAAGAAAAAAAGGAAGCTTTGTAAGCTACTACATG TATCATGGCGGGACAAACTTCGGGAGGTTTGCATCCTCCTATGTAACAACAAGCTACTATGATGGAGCTCCACTTGACGAATATG GTTTAATATGGCAATCAACATGGTCTCATCTGAGAGAATTGCATGCTGCAGTAAAGCAATCTGAAGAACCACTACTTTCAGGATCATATTCTACTTACTCATTTGGTGAGCAACAAGAG ggacatgtttttgaaactgagtCCAACTGTGTGGCTTTCCTAGTGAACTTGGACAAGCATAAAACATCAAATATCCAATTTGGTGAAGCATCATTCCAGCTAGCTCCTAAATCAATAAGTATCCTCTCAAGTTGCAGGAGGGTAGTATTTGAAACAGCCAAG GTAAATGCACAGCATGGTTTAAGAACAGCACAAGTTGTCCAGTCTCTGAACAATGTTGATAGCTGGAAAATATTCAAAGAACCGATTCCTCTGGCAATAAACAACACCACACACATTGGACATCGATTTTTTGAACATCTCTCAACTACAAAAGATGAGACAGATTATCTCTGGTACCTTACTAG ATATGATTATAGATCAAATGGGGATACCCAGCTAGTGCTTAATGTGGAGTCACAAGCACATGTTTTACATGCTTACATCAACAATGATTAT GACTCTGGAGCGTACATGGAGcgaagaatttttggagttcgtaaAGTGAGCATACAACAGGGAGATCACAAATCACATTCTCTGAATAATGAGCTGTGGAAACACCAA ATTGGCTTATCTGGAGAAATGAATAATATATACACACCGGAAGGATCATCTCGTGCGCAATGGACTGCCATCAATAAGTCCATGCACCTTCCACTTATCTGGTACAAG ACGACATTTGACACACCATGGGGGAATGACCCAGTCACGCTGAACCTCAGCAGTATGGGGAAGGGTGAGGTGTGGATCAATGGAGAGAGCATCGGACGGTATTGGGCCTCCTTCAAAACCCCTAGCGGACAACCATCCCAGTCCTT GTACCACGTACCACAATACTTTCTGAAGCCTAGAGAGAACACCCTCGTCCTCATGGAGGAAATGGGTGGTGATCCGCTACAGATAAGCGTGAACACAATGTCGGTTACCCGAGTATACAGTAGTGTGAATGAGTTATCCACCCCATCACTCTTGTCACGCAGAAAGCACCCAGCAGTTCGGCTCCGGTGTCAGCAAGGCAAACGCATCACGGATATTGAGTTTGCGAGCTACGGAAATCCGGCTGAGGACTGCAGAAGCTCTAGCAGGAGCTGCCTCGGGAGTTGCCACGCAGAGACAACGGAGTTTGTCGTAAAGGAT GCTTGCCTAGGCAGAAGGAAGTGCGCGATTCCGGTACGGCCTGCCAAGTTCGGAGGCGACCCGTGCCCTGGGATCGAAAAATCACTTTCAGTTGTGGCAAGCTGCGGATGA